The genomic interval ctcctacctttagaagtctcctccctgcgcagcttccccgcggtgtcttccggctcttcattcactctgtcaagcatcgggcctgggcaaagccaactgcgcatgcctgcactacattttcttgtagtgcgggcatgcgcagtcggctctgcccaggcccgatgcctggcagagtgaatgaagagccagaagatgccacggggacgctgcacagagaagactactcggaggatccagcccgaccctcactcgtggacttggtaagtgtaatttgatcgaatgttgcctacccctgaaacgagcattttccccccatagactataataggatttgatattcaattcgagtagtcgaatattgaggggctactcgaaacgaatatcgaatatctcatctctagttataataacAAGTATAtgatcatattatattatttatcataTATTATTTTTTCAGTGTAGAGCTGTGAAGTGAGACATTACATGTGCCATGGTCAATGGATGGCAATAATTTCACACTACGACTTAAGGAATATTTTAGAGTCATGTAAGGACAGCACTAAATTGATGAGAACAGAATGTAACATTGTTCTGGGTAATTGGCCTCCATAGTATCCTGTGATTCCATTAATAGCTGTGGGACTAATAAAGGAATGCCGGTAAAATCTCAGAAGAACACAGCCACTGTGAACAGGGCGACGGAGAGGATGTTATTAAAAGTCTTCATTATTACCATGTTTACCAATCGTCCCCTCGGGATTAATTAGATGAAGCAATCGATGCGGGATCTGAATAATATTACGCTATACTATAACGATGAGATGGATTCTCTGAATGTAATTCCTACAGGAAAAGAATAGAAATTCATGATCTGTGGATGTAAAAAGGATCAAAGCTAATAAAGTCTATTCTTTCTATTGTATCCATTATGCTACTTTTCAGTTTTTGTGTACTGTAAGAGGATGAAAACTGCCCTGGCCATGCCATGGACACACAAGCACATGGCTCAATGTATTATTTTAGCTATTATACCACGTGTCCACCACATGACAAGGACAGATAAGGATGAACGATCCTATTCCATTGATATTCAGATGTTAACGTGACTCAACAAAACTTAACAgggttatccattttttttttatattactggtctatccttaggattggtcatcaataataGATCTAGGAGAGTCCGACATCCTGAAAGCCTGTAGATCAGCTGGTCCAGGACCGCATGGCTCTCGCTAATGTTTACATACCAGAAGCCAACTTGCTCACTCTCCATACAATGTGTAGCCCCATACAGTGGAGCCCAATTGAAATGTGtggtacagagctgcagtacctaaaaCTGCCACTAAACTTTGCACACGATTACCGGTAATTGTAGAGTTCCGGTCTTCGTCGTTCAGGTCCACACAGTGATATGAAAAACAGAGACCCTGCCCGCTTAAAAAGCAGCTACCCGGTGACCcctaagactataatggggtctgccagtttAATACTGAAACCGGCGAAAAGTCCTCTTTGGAAGACTTTTATCTCCGCCGAATTTAGGCAAAATCTGCGGTGGAGTCTCCAAcctgatgtgaatccagccttagccgCTCATAGTTGTGTCCCCccaacagatctaatattgatgacctattctaaggataggccatcaatattagaaagtggatcatCCCTTTTAACTTCACATTTAACATTCCATGACATTGAATTAAATGGTATGTAAAGTGTTAATGAGGTTCTCCAGACTTGGAGCAGCCAATGAGGCAACCAGGGGAGGTGTAATAAAAAATGGAGCCTTGATGCCAAAAGTTTTGTTCCTCATGGACCAATGAGGTCAATCAGTGGGCTCAACTGTCTCTGAAGAGACTGGAGaagttttcattgagtttttgttgcatatgcctgattttttttttcttcttataccAGCCAAAATGAACATGCTGAGTTATGTAGAGACTATAATAAAATAGTTGTCCAGGAAAAACTGTTTCTTTTCCTGGAGACTGGGGAAggcaataaaaaaagaaaaaaaaaaaaaaaaacactccagggTCTTAGGTCAATGTCCATTCCTGTTGTGCCCCATGGCTTGTTCTGGCTGAAGGGCTCACCGATCATGTATGGTGATGACTTAGGCCAATGTCCATTCCAAGGGTTGCCAAGGGTCTTAGGCCAATGTCTGTTCCTGTCGTGCCCCAGGCATTGTTCAGGCGGAAGTCCTCATCGCACATGATCGCTGAGGCCAACCAGTGACCTAAGGAAAGAATCCGGCATGTCACACATGATGTATGTTAGTGACGTTccgggtcctttccttaggccacttatAGACTTCAGAGATCACCTGCAGTGAGAACGTTCGCCAGAACAAGCCTAGGGGTGCCACGAAACAGGACGCCTTGGGACACTGGAGCACCAAGGATGggtgagtatttttttccctGGCCTCCAGGGAAAAAActgtttttcctggacaacccctttaaagttcctgcattcatggtcatatttaCCGCCAGCTGATCAAGATAGATGGTCACCATTGTGATGATTAGAGaaacatttttaattacttaaattttcaaaaataaaaaatttcaaaaaatttaatttttaaccctttcccaacatcttccatactagtatggcggatgttagGTATGTAAATCTACAGCAGGGACCCAACGCTAATGACCGTGATCAGTTCCCGCATTGATCACaggaattaaagaggttgtccaagattaAATTAAATCCCTACTCTAACCTAAACACCCCACCCcttgcctactttctaaataacataatttatcaaaaatgtacagtatatttaacCACATTTTATGAtattgaggcgaatacggcctcaaaatcctgaccaaaaatctctgtgtgaacttaccctcacagaAAGGgaaattacgctaggttcacacctgtgtatcTGTTTCTGCCCAGGGATCTACTCATGGatctcctgaatggaaacctaatccacttaagaaAGCGGTTACTCTTGGAAACCCACAGATCACATAAACTATAAAGGGGCCCTCTGAGTTTCCGcccagtttccacccaaaaagggagacttttctgtccgcatttttaaagcggaatggagAACGGAATTCCCGAGCGGAGACCCAGCACTAGCGTGAACCTATCCTTAAGCTTTACATACTTATTTCTGAAATCAATGAACGTATGGACCTTCTGTGTTCTGCAGAGATACACAAGTTTGTAGTCACTGACAGCTCTGGCTTATAGATGTGTCTACTTAGTGTGAGCCCCACTTTCCCCCTTTGAAGTAAGTCCATAAATAAGTCTTCTTGAGCAAAGACAATAATTTATTTAGATATGCAACAGAGCTGTTCCAGAGAAGGTGAGAGGTACAAGTGGTGCGAACTTCAGACGGAACAGAGATGGATGCAGCCCCGAACTGAGCTTGCACTTGGTTTATATACTATTGTTAAACAAAGAAACACCAATAGACATCAGTATTACACCATTAGCAAGTGTtacatatttactagagatgagcgagtaggaacggaaaatggaaaagtttgatgcagaaccagcattgattggccgaatgctatacagtcggccaatcaacgctggtacttttcttacctttagaagtcttctccgtgcagcttcgccgcggcgtcttccagctcttcattcactctgccaggcatcggcccgcttgtagtgcgggcatgcgcagtcggctctgcccaggcccgatgcctggcagagtgaatgaagagccggaagacgccacggggacgctgcacagagaagactgctcggaggatccagcccgaccctaactcgtggacttggtaagtataatttgatcgaatgttgcctacccctgaaacgagcattttccccccatagaccataatagggttcgatattcgattcgagtagtcgaatattgaggggctactcaaaacgaatatcgaaccttgaacattttactgttcgctcatctctaagattTACATATCTCCCAAGGACATAGTGGAGATTATATAACCAATGGTTTGTAGCTGGTATGCAATATAGAGGACATAATGGGCCTCACTACTGGTCATAGATGTGCTTATAGTTGACATATATTTTCCCCAAGGATTAGTTAGACttatattaacccttaagtacaatCATGATgtttatcatacaccactattatACACATATCATGATGATAGACACCATCATAGTACTTTAGGGTTAAATACCTAAATCTCAATGCCTGAGCAATACCGATTACCCCTTGGCCCATTTTATTACTTGAACTTAATCAATACTGATAGTTATCTATTGGCACTCCACACTCTACACTGACACATTTCATGGTTTACTACTTAATATTTCTCAAAGGAATGCGTTAACTCTTTGAGCAACCTTAACTTTTATTGAGGTAGAAGGATAAAATGGCTGACTAGTAACAATATGACAGATTATAATATGGTAGATTATAATAAGGCCTTACGTTCTTACAATGTCACCCAAAATAATGACTTAGGGCAAATGCAACACTTAAAATGTACACTTATTCAGCACACATAATTTACTATGACCTCTTGTCCATGGACAAGGTCCTGATGACATGAAGTTCTGTAATGTTTGACTAGCCCAGTAGGGGTTATAGCCATTCAAGGTTGATTTTTGTGTTCTAACTTTTCTTGGTTATATAGAGTTAGGTCTTTTTTTCAGCTTCAGTTTCTACATCTGATCATTGTCTCCCCTTCTAGTAAGCCAGTACAAAAGTGGTTCTGCTGGTCTCTTACCCCCCAAGTCCTCCATTTGGGTGATGCGCTGACCATTCTCTCTGGCTGGCTCCAGTACTTTGTTGGTGTGCAGAGATTTAGTTGATCACTGTGGTCAACTACTGGCCTTAGCATTCATATGTTGGGTactggagattagagatgagcgagtagttaaatactcgatattcgatatacatttcgagtagcccctcaatattcaactactcgaatcgaatatcgaatcctattatactcataataatgctcatttcagggataggcaacattcgattaaactgaacttaccaagtccacgagtgagggtcgggctggattctccaagaagtcttctctgcgcagcgtccccgcgttgtcatccagcaatgaattcactctactaggcattgggcctgggcagagacgactgcgcccgcccgcactacaagaaaatggacgcttacaggcaaagcggccattttcttgtagcgcagccatgcgcagtcagctctgcccaggcccgatgcctagcagagtgaattcagagccggaagacgctgcagggacactgcgaggagaagacttctaaaggtaggagaagaaccagcattgattagccaactgtatagcattcggccaatcaatgctggttctgcatcaaatttttacattcaaataacgagcggtactcgatcgagtacgagtattttgaatatcgtagtatttgatcaaatacctactcgatcgaatactacttgctcatctctactggagatGTATCATCAGTGATGTTACTGGTACCCAACGTGTAAATCGCTGAGGCCTAAAATatctaataaaaaataatttgccattttaaaatagaaaaaaaataaaattttacattTGTATTCATTTTACGTCGTCAATGTAACCTCTCTAAAATAGTTCACTAAACTTCTTCTTCAAAGTTTCTTTAATCTCCCGATTCCTAAGGCTATAAATGATTGGATTACACATTGGGGTTAGGACGGAGTAGATGACAGCCATCACACGATCATAGTTCACCGATCTAGTGTTCGTCAGTCTAACATACATAAAACCTACACTGCCGAAGAACAACAGGACAACAGTAAGGTGGGCACCGCATGTAGAAAAGGCCTTTTTCCTGCCTTCTGCTGTCTTTATCTTTAGAACAGTAGACATGATTTTGAAGTAGGACATGATAATGCATGCAAAGGCCAAGAAGAGAAGGAACGAGTTGATGGCAAAGTCAACCGTGACGTTGAGTGATGTGTCGGAACATGCCAAGTTTATTAGTGGAGTAAAGTCACAGAAGATATGTTCTACCTCATTGGAATGACAAAAGGAAAGGCGAGACAACAATATGATTTGAGTCAAGGGTCCAAAGAAGCCTATGATCCAACAACATGCTGCTAACTGAAAACAGCAACCAACAGTCATTATGGAAGGATATCTTAAAGGGTTACAAATGGCAATGTAGCGGTCATAAGCCATGGCTGTAAGAAGATACGTTTCTGTGATACCCAAACAATGAAGAAAGTAGATTTGGAGAAGACATCCAACGTATGAAATCATCTTCTCATTCAGTAGGTTTGTCAACATCTTCGGAATAGTGACTCCGGTGTACCAAATTTCCAGGAAGGAAAGTATTGCAACAAAGATGTAGAGGGGAACATGGAGGTGATGCTGAGAGCAGATTAGGGTGATAACTAGAACATTACCACTAAGGGTGAAGATGTAGATAATGCTCAGAACGGCGAATAGCAATGTCTGAGCTCCATTGAGGTCAGGGAAGCCTATGATAATGAATTGCGTGACGAGAGACTGATTAAGAAAGGTCGACATTCTGCTATTTCAATAGGAAAGTCTCTCACTTGCAACGTTTGTTCTGGAAATATAAATTGTAATGCCTAAGACACTTACTGTTTAAACAAATGGAATGGATTATAATTTTATGtacagtgatgtgcaaaagttttagacatgcATAGAAaataatgctgcaaagtaagaatgcttgcaATAATAGAAGtgactgaggctaggttcacacttgtgccgggctctccgtcatttgggtccGCTCGGGAACCGAGCCCCTTcgctaaaaaagcagttacatagACTCTACTGGGGTCTGCTGGTTGTCCGTCAGGTTTCCACCATttatttatactgaaaccggtggagagaaaagtcctccgtgcaggatttttctctctgccgattttcggGAAAATCTGTGACGATCTCCTATGGACATTCCGACGcaaatgtaaacctagccttaaaaaaggagagctctaaatcacatcaatattttgtAGATTTCCATTGGAAGAGGAGTCCGGGAAGTGATGATCTGgctcccacagagccctgatcttaacatccagtctgtctgggattacataaagagagagaaggattggagtaagcctacagctagagaagatctgtgcttggttctccaagatggtgggaacaacttcCGCATTCCCTCAAAAACTGTTTGCAAGTGTATCTAGAACAATAGATGAAAGGCAAGGGGCATAGGTCACAccaaatttttatttcatttagatttctcttctaTTCATTAACATATTAATTgtgttaattaacaaaaacaattaacacttttttaaaacttttttttaaatttactttgcagaattttttcatGCCTGCTTAAATCTTTtgcttgcacagtactgtatacgtATCACTACAAATACAGAGAAAATAAAGAACCTAAAATATAATAACAAAtaaattgtggggaaggtagctcggtaaaatcagtggtgcggacccaaccagtcacagacagggacacaaatcttgcagcaaagtggtctatttaaaaaaaaaaccatcaaagtaaataaacctttacgtcaggcacaaaaataaagtacagccttaacttcaggaaaaacaaaatcctgctcgtctgagtgctaactaaacagaaaatactaactgtacgtgtggcttactaccagccacacgaatcaacccaaaaaaaacactgtaccgtATGAGTAGGTTcttaggacagacccaggcactcccTCTCACTccaaggatctgccctgaagtgcagactctgcagcttttatgacccagtaatgagcctagtaCCCACAGCTGAATttgtaactagtagagatgaggaaacactattcgaaacagccgtttcgaatagcacgctcccataggaatgaatggaagaggccggcacgcagactttgccggcggccggctacgtctattcatttctatgggagtgtgctattcaaaacggctgtttcgaatagtgtttcctcatctctagtgactagtgTTTTGACACTTTAACTGGTCCAGGCAGACAAATATCATACATGGATGTCACCCTTATATGTATAGATGCCCTATAGCACTAgcagagaaaataaaaaataaagcagcttttttttgtttttttatttttattgttcagAAAACTGAACATACAAGAACCCTCATGCTTGATCACTAGCATGGGGCAGAGGGCAGCACCATGAGAATTTGTCAGCCCTGGGGCCTGTTAGCTTTATGTGGATCCCAGTTGGACACTACTGCCATTCAAGGTTGTGCAAGGACAGGTTTCACAGGACATAGAGCTCCATCACCTGACAGAGACCTTATGTCCCCTTGACTTCTGTTGAAATAGTATACAGGGGCATATTGTACACTAAGAAATCCTACCGAAGAACACATAACACATTTGCACTTGAATTTTAAATAGGTTCAGCCAAGcatattgcacaaaaaaaaaaaattccatcgaACAaagggaaggagaaaaaaaataatttcaatgAGGAAAAGAAAAACTTACCTTTAAGATAACAATTTTTTAAGGATAAGATGGTGTTGAGGATATACATAAGCTCATATAGGCAGTAACCTATAACATCCTTGAAACTGgagttttattttatacaataaaaataaaaaataattgtaaaTAAAGATGAATATAGGGAGGATTTTTTCACTTTTCCGTAGAAGTAATTATGTAAGAAGTTACAGTATATACTAAGACGCAAAAATAATGAGGAACAGAACTGGGCGATGCTTATATATTACTAGAACAATCATT from Leptodactylus fuscus isolate aLepFus1 chromosome 7, aLepFus1.hap2, whole genome shotgun sequence carries:
- the LOC142212973 gene encoding olfactory receptor 6N2-like; the protein is MSTFLNQSLVTQFIIIGFPDLNGAQTLLFAVLSIIYIFTLSGNVLVITLICSQHHLHVPLYIFVAILSFLEIWYTGVTIPKMLTNLLNEKMISYVGCLLQIYFLHCLGITETYLLTAMAYDRYIAICNPLRYPSIMTVGCCFQLAACCWIIGFFGPLTQIILLSRLSFCHSNEVEHIFCDFTPLINLACSDTSLNVTVDFAINSFLLFLAFACIIMSYFKIMSTVLKIKTAEGRKKAFSTCGAHLTVVLLFFGSVGFMYVRLTNTRSVNYDRVMAVIYSVLTPMCNPIIYSLRNREIKETLKKKFSELF